Proteins encoded together in one uncultured Desulfosarcina sp. window:
- the lptG gene encoding LPS export ABC transporter permease LptG, with protein MSILYRYVTREVLNCFFIVLVAVLSIYVAVDFIEKIDNFMEQGVPASRCVIFLMYKLPYIFVQISPVGFLLSILVALGLMSKNNEVIALKSCGIGKSRLLHPILVMGFIFCGLLFVVGEFVVPKFMDNANRIWLQEVRKKNIYATRTRDIWMRAPRQIIHIVKYSPEDKRISGITIHIFDEAFRLIERVDAKSGVFENGEWRLNNVLQQTFGNDAEVLDVTAHEQMVAGIDLNPEDLSRAAKPSDEMGLAELSRYIQKVEKEGYGATRYRVDYHGKIAAPFVCIFLSVLGTAIALRGKLREGLPVSITYGLGIAFLYWIFNSFCLSLGYAEMLPPVVAAWIANLVFACASGFLLLNAK; from the coding sequence ATGAGCATTCTCTACCGTTACGTGACGCGGGAAGTCCTGAACTGCTTTTTTATTGTGCTGGTGGCGGTGCTAAGCATTTATGTTGCGGTGGATTTCATCGAAAAAATCGATAACTTCATGGAGCAAGGGGTCCCTGCCAGCCGTTGTGTAATTTTTTTGATGTACAAGCTGCCCTATATCTTCGTGCAGATTTCTCCGGTCGGTTTTTTGCTGTCAATCCTGGTCGCTTTGGGGCTGATGAGCAAAAATAACGAGGTGATCGCCCTGAAAAGCTGCGGTATCGGCAAATCGCGGCTCCTTCACCCTATTCTGGTGATGGGATTTATTTTTTGCGGGTTGCTGTTCGTGGTAGGCGAATTTGTCGTGCCTAAGTTTATGGACAATGCCAACCGGATCTGGCTCCAGGAAGTGCGTAAAAAGAATATCTATGCAACCCGGACCAGAGATATCTGGATGCGGGCCCCAAGGCAGATCATTCATATCGTAAAGTACTCACCCGAAGACAAACGGATCTCCGGGATCACTATCCACATTTTCGACGAGGCGTTCAGACTCATTGAACGGGTGGACGCCAAATCGGGAGTCTTCGAGAACGGAGAGTGGCGTCTTAACAACGTCCTCCAGCAAACATTCGGAAACGATGCCGAGGTCCTTGACGTCACGGCCCATGAGCAAATGGTGGCCGGGATCGACCTGAACCCGGAGGATCTCTCCCGGGCGGCCAAACCATCCGACGAAATGGGCCTGGCAGAACTGTCCCGATATATCCAAAAGGTCGAAAAGGAAGGATACGGTGCGACCCGCTACCGGGTCGATTATCACGGCAAGATTGCGGCACCCTTTGTCTGTATTTTTCTCAGCGTCCTCGGTACTGCAATCGCCCTGAGGGGAAAATTGCGGGAGGGGCTGCCGGTCAGCATTACTTACGGCTTGGGGATTGCTTTTCTCTATTGGATTTTCAACAGCTTCTGTCTCTCTTTGGGGTATGCCGAGATGCTGCCGCCGGTGGTGGCCGCGTGGATCGCCAACCTGGTTTTTGCTTGTGCATCCGGATTTTTGCTGCTCAACGCGAAGTGA
- a CDS encoding 3-deoxy-D-manno-octulosonic acid transferase: protein MKSIARAEVQDSDRTDERSIWVHALSVGEVLSAEPLVKALAQRYGAENLVFTASTRTGFQTAERVIAAHVSALRYFPYDTLFSVKRALAAIQPRIVVIVETDIWPNFLYAVKKRRIPVQLVNARLSTRSFNGYWRLGFMMKPLLSVFDTIGVQSDIDRQRFRQLGVPDNKLVMVGNMKFDQAEAVISEEDRRQFSDSLKIAGRHIWVAGSTHEGEEALLCQAYRQVCGSGIDVFMVIAPRDPQRAAQVCGIFRRGGVDADAYGEIEQRSVSAPVVVIDRIGMLRKLYALADVAFVGGSLVNAGGHNPLEPASAAKAILFGPHTEDFSWICQTLENEGGAIRVSNSEQLAEQVCALIENEKMRLKIGRRAYGIFCNHRGAVDRIMTILANKMESDHGRTENHS, encoded by the coding sequence ATGAAATCGATTGCCCGGGCAGAGGTTCAGGATTCGGATAGGACTGACGAGCGATCGATCTGGGTGCATGCCCTGTCAGTTGGCGAGGTCCTTTCGGCAGAGCCGCTGGTAAAGGCCTTAGCCCAGCGATACGGTGCGGAAAATCTTGTTTTTACGGCTTCCACCCGTACCGGTTTTCAAACAGCCGAACGTGTGATTGCCGCTCATGTATCTGCGTTGCGATATTTTCCCTACGACACCCTGTTTTCGGTTAAACGCGCGCTGGCAGCCATTCAACCGCGGATTGTGGTCATCGTGGAAACGGACATCTGGCCCAACTTTCTCTATGCGGTGAAAAAACGAAGAATTCCTGTTCAACTGGTCAACGCCCGGCTATCGACCCGCTCATTCAACGGCTATTGGCGCCTTGGATTTATGATGAAGCCGCTGCTCTCCGTTTTCGACACCATCGGGGTGCAAAGCGATATCGACAGGCAGCGATTTCGGCAGCTTGGCGTTCCTGACAACAAACTGGTCATGGTCGGGAACATGAAATTCGACCAGGCGGAAGCGGTCATATCGGAAGAGGATCGGCGGCAATTTTCGGATTCTCTGAAAATTGCGGGCAGGCACATATGGGTGGCCGGCAGCACCCACGAGGGGGAAGAGGCGCTATTGTGCCAGGCTTACCGGCAAGTATGCGGCAGCGGCATCGATGTGTTCATGGTTATTGCCCCACGGGATCCGCAACGGGCCGCACAGGTGTGCGGGATTTTCCGGCGTGGCGGTGTTGACGCAGACGCTTATGGTGAAATCGAGCAAAGATCTGTATCGGCCCCGGTCGTCGTGATTGACCGTATCGGTATGCTGCGCAAATTATATGCTTTGGCCGACGTTGCTTTTGTGGGCGGCAGCCTGGTAAATGCCGGCGGCCATAACCCTCTGGAGCCGGCTTCGGCAGCCAAAGCGATTCTGTTTGGACCTCACACGGAGGATTTCTCCTGGATTTGCCAAACCCTTGAAAACGAAGGCGGTGCCATACGGGTTTCCAATTCCGAACAGCTTGCCGAACAGGTTTGCGCATTGATTGAGAATGAGAAGATGCGACTAAAAATCGGTCGGCGGGCCTACGGGATTTTTTGCAATCACCGTGGCGCAGTGGATCGGATCATGACGATACTGGCGAATAAGATGGAAAGCGATCATGGCCGGACTGAAAACCATAGTTGA
- the lpxK gene encoding tetraacyldisaccharide 4'-kinase produces the protein MAGLKTIVEHLQGRVASAIRKTESTPFFSFETVLLFLSFVYGGVMRLRSRLYEAGILPSRSLPCRVISIGNITTGGTGKTPMTILVARLIRELGYRVAVISRGYRGRLETTGGIVSDGETIFLGPDDAGDEPTLMARVLKGIPVLVGRRRYETGRLAINRFNPDVIVLDDAFQHMGLKRDLNLALLDGQMPFGNGHLLPRGLLREPVSALERAHAIVYTRCSQSVDMPLRANPFPRTRPIFHARHAPVIRTPGDGGHPFFSESEGIDSLRNKTVVAFAGLGNNQQFFDSLNRIGCTLSRTFSFEDHHRYSFLETTQIAESARTLQVDAVVTTGKDFVKIADFNSWPCKLIVVDVKIELIKAEDRLRKLLADALIRPGSGKEKITPAG, from the coding sequence ATGGCCGGACTGAAAACCATAGTTGAGCACCTGCAAGGTCGGGTTGCGTCTGCCATCCGAAAAACGGAATCGACACCGTTTTTTTCTTTTGAAACCGTCTTGCTGTTTCTTTCTTTCGTTTACGGTGGCGTGATGCGGTTGCGCTCCCGACTATACGAGGCAGGCATTTTGCCATCCCGGAGTCTGCCCTGCCGGGTTATCTCCATCGGCAACATCACCACCGGCGGTACGGGCAAAACGCCAATGACCATCCTGGTGGCCCGGCTTATCCGGGAACTGGGCTATCGCGTGGCAGTGATCAGCCGGGGGTATCGGGGAAGGCTCGAAACCACCGGTGGCATCGTCAGCGATGGCGAAACGATTTTCCTGGGGCCGGATGATGCCGGTGACGAACCCACCTTAATGGCGAGGGTGTTGAAAGGGATCCCGGTACTGGTGGGCCGGCGGCGCTACGAAACGGGTCGGCTGGCCATCAATCGATTCAATCCCGATGTGATCGTTCTCGACGATGCCTTTCAGCATATGGGCCTGAAACGAGACTTGAATCTGGCGCTCCTGGACGGCCAAATGCCCTTCGGTAACGGGCATCTGCTGCCCCGGGGCCTGCTGCGGGAACCCGTGTCGGCCCTGGAACGGGCCCATGCAATCGTGTATACACGCTGCTCTCAGTCCGTCGACATGCCTTTGCGTGCGAATCCGTTTCCCCGGACGCGACCGATCTTTCATGCGCGACATGCGCCGGTGATCCGGACACCTGGTGATGGCGGCCATCCGTTTTTTTCCGAATCCGAAGGTATTGATTCATTAAGAAACAAGACGGTTGTGGCCTTCGCGGGGTTGGGAAACAATCAACAGTTTTTCGATTCGTTGAATCGGATCGGCTGCACCCTGTCCCGGACCTTTTCTTTCGAAGACCATCACCGGTACAGTTTTCTGGAAACGACACAAATCGCTGAATCAGCAAGAACTTTGCAAGTCGATGCGGTGGTTACCACCGGTAAGGACTTCGTCAAGATCGCCGATTTCAACTCGTGGCCCTGCAAACTGATTGTGGTGGATGTAAAAATTGAACTGATTAAGGCCGAGGACCGGTTGCGCAAACTCCTCGCA